Within Deinococcus actinosclerus, the genomic segment CGGTCGTCCCGTTCCTCGCGCAGGGGGCGCAGGCCCGCCACGTCCAGCGTGCGGATGATGTTCGTCAGGTCCAGCTCGAACGAGACACTCAGGGCGAACAGTTCGCAGTCCCCGGCGTCCCGCCCGGTCTCCACGGTGGGCAGGGCCTGACCGGTGCGTTCGAAGGCGTCCACGTCGTCGGGCAGGAAGGCGCGTTCGCAGGCGACGCCTTCTTCCTGGTTGAACATGCGGTAGATGACCTGGTAGCCCAGCGAGGCCATGCCCACCGAGTAGCGGTTCGGGAAGGCCAGGGTCACGCGGACGGGGGCCTGCTTGTAGATCGTGCCGGTCTCGTCGTCCAGCAGGGGTTTGATGGTCGTGCGCCAGTAGCTCAAGGGTCCTCCGGGGGCGCGCGGCTGGAGGGGGGTGTCCCTCCGGGCTCCTCACCGGGTCCGCCCTGGGGCGGCGCGCGTCACAATCGGCGATTCTAGCGGACGCGGGGAGGCGCAAGTGGGGGGCGCGTCACGTGCCGCTGCGGACTGGGGCCCACGGTGGGGGCATCAGAGGCGCCCGGTGCGTGCGGGGTGCATGGCGTAGAATGCCGCGCATGAAGAGTGATCCTGTGGATCTGACCCTGTTCCTGGCGCAGAGCGTGGTGGACCAGCCGTCGCTGGTGCGCGTCTCGAAGCGCGGCCCGACCGTGATGGTCCGCGTCGGCCCCGGCGAGGAGGGCCGCCTGATCGGCCGTCAGGGCCGCGTGATCCAGGCGATCCGCACGCTCGTGCGCGCCGCCTCCGACCCGCGCGAACGACTGAACGTCGACCTGGACGCGCCCAGAAAAGCGTGACTGGCGGGGTGACGGGCGGGCAGGACCGGACGCGGCTCGGGTACTTCCTCGGGCCGCATGGCGTGAAGGGCGGCGTGAAGGTGTACGTGCTGGGCGACCAGGAGCAGTTCCGCGCGCTGAAACGGGTGTTCGTGGAGGGGCGCGGCTGGCTGCGCGTGGCGCGGCTGGAGATGCTCGCGCCGGGCGTGGCGCTGCATCTGGCGGGCGTCACGTCGCGCGAGGCGGCCGAGGAACTGCGCGGCCTGAACGTGTTCGCGGCGGACGACGAGCTGCCCGAGCCCGAGGAGGGCGTGTACTACTACCACGAGTTGCGCGGACTGACGCTGCACGGCGCCGCCGGCGAGGTGCTGGGCGAGGTCGTGGACGTGGAGGACGGCGGGCATCAGGACCTGCTGGTCGTGCGGCACGAGGGCGGCGAGTCGTTCGTGCCCCTTCAGGCGCCGTACGTGCTCGTGAACCTGAACGACCGCAGGCGCCCGGCGTCGCTGGCGCTCTCAGCGGACGCTCCGGCGGGGCTGCTGGAGGCGGATGCCCCTGAGGTCGGCGGCGATGACGCCTGAGCCCACCCCGGACGGCCCGCTGACCTTCTCGTTCCTGACGCTGTTTCCCGAGTTGCTGGCGCCCTTCGCGTCCGAGGCGATCCTCGGGAAGGCGCGCGAACGGGGGCTGGTGGACGTGAATCTCGTGAACATGCGGGACTTCTCGCAGAACAAACACCTGAAGGTGGACGACACGCCCTACGGGGGCGGGGCGGGCATGGTGATCCGCGTGGACGTCGCCGAACGGGCACTCGCCAGCCTGCCGCCCGCCGACGAGGTGATCCTGTTCAGTCCGGCCGGGCAGCCGCTGACGCAGGCGGTCGCGGAGGAACTGGCCGCGAAGTCGCACCTCGCATTCCTGTGCGGCCGCTACGAGGGCTTCGACGCCCGCGTGGAGGGGCTGGTCACGCGCGAGCTGAGCATCGGGGACTTCGTGATGATGGGCGGCGAGGCGGCCGCCGCGTGCGTGCTGGAGGCCGTGGCCCGGTTGCGGCCCGGCGTGCTGGGCGACGCGGACTCGCACCGGGCGGACTCGTTCAGTTCAGGCCTGCTGGATTACCCCGAGTACACGCGGCCCCTGGCGTGGCAGGCGCAGGAGGTGCCGGAGGTGCTGCGCGGCGGGAACCACGCGGCCATCGCGGCGTGGCGGCGCGAGCAGGCCCTGAAGCGCACGCTGGCGCGCCGTCCGGATCTGCTGGCCTCGGCCCCGCTCACCCCACAGGACAGCGCCACGCTGCTGGCCCTGGGCGCCACCCCGGACGACCTGAGGGCCTGGGGCGCGCCCCCTCCGCCACCCCCGAAAAAGGTGAAACGGCGCAGGAAGCCGGACGACACGCCCTCCGGAACGTGAGAGTCCAGTCAAGACTCCTTTTCTTCTGTGGGATGCACTCAAGTTGCGGGGGGCAGAACGCGCCAGCATAGCAGCCTATGCGCGTTCCGCTGTTTCCCCTGCCGAATCTGGTGCTCTTCCCGGGCGTGGTCCTGCCACTCTACGTGTTCGAGCCCCGGTACCGCACGCTGCTGGCCGACGTGCAGGCCAGCGGGGAGCCGTTCGGGATCGTGCGCATCCTCCAGACGTCCAAGGAGTCCGACCTGCCGTTCCAGGACCGGGTCTCGCGCGTGGGCACGCTGGCGCACCTGCGGCACGCCGACCCCCACGAGGACGGCACGAGCACGATCATCATCGCGGGCGGCGAGCGGTTCCAGGTGCAGGCGTTCCACACGGACCACCCATACCTGAG encodes:
- a CDS encoding KH domain-containing protein, whose product is MKSDPVDLTLFLAQSVVDQPSLVRVSKRGPTVMVRVGPGEEGRLIGRQGRVIQAIRTLVRAASDPRERLNVDLDAPRKA
- the rimM gene encoding ribosome maturation factor RimM (Essential for efficient processing of 16S rRNA), whose amino-acid sequence is MTGGVTGGQDRTRLGYFLGPHGVKGGVKVYVLGDQEQFRALKRVFVEGRGWLRVARLEMLAPGVALHLAGVTSREAAEELRGLNVFAADDELPEPEEGVYYYHELRGLTLHGAAGEVLGEVVDVEDGGHQDLLVVRHEGGESFVPLQAPYVLVNLNDRRRPASLALSADAPAGLLEADAPEVGGDDA
- the trmD gene encoding tRNA (guanosine(37)-N1)-methyltransferase TrmD, which translates into the protein MTPEPTPDGPLTFSFLTLFPELLAPFASEAILGKARERGLVDVNLVNMRDFSQNKHLKVDDTPYGGGAGMVIRVDVAERALASLPPADEVILFSPAGQPLTQAVAEELAAKSHLAFLCGRYEGFDARVEGLVTRELSIGDFVMMGGEAAAACVLEAVARLRPGVLGDADSHRADSFSSGLLDYPEYTRPLAWQAQEVPEVLRGGNHAAIAAWRREQALKRTLARRPDLLASAPLTPQDSATLLALGATPDDLRAWGAPPPPPPKKVKRRRKPDDTPSGT
- a CDS encoding LON peptidase substrate-binding domain-containing protein; the encoded protein is MRVPLFPLPNLVLFPGVVLPLYVFEPRYRTLLADVQASGEPFGIVRILQTSKESDLPFQDRVSRVGTLAHLRHADPHEDGTSTIIIAGGERFQVQAFHTDHPYLSADVALWPLAAEAELNPLEAEQAAQATARELLSALLRLNPENTDALRAAAPDDPLLIASFAASVLPLSGEAREDALRARTLLDRLGHLLAQVPTTAKTLN